One window from the genome of Pseudomonas fluorescens encodes:
- the gntB gene encoding guanitoxin biosynthesis L-arginine gamma (S) hydroxylase encodes MLPRHRFSKEIKDQIKQLYRYDNYHGPLALLQNLFWISLAIYLGESSPWLLPLSILLIGSRQRALATLLHEAAHGALCRSKRLEKFLGTWCSGYLIFQGWASYKRSHTLDHHHKLGDPERDPDYRYYQQSGVFEVRSTARFALAHLIRPLLFLGAPQSLKYLLVNRLIRSPSKRELFAVLACQGLLGVGLTMLFGAKGYVLYWLLPYLSTFQALTWFIELAEHYPMIAQAKSDLQATRNRFSHPLEHFFTAMHGENFHLIHHLFPAIPYWNLKKAHRILLCDAAYATTNAGFGGIFISSNFAPSMWADILSNDLPATGTVINAS; translated from the coding sequence ATGTTACCCAGACACCGGTTCTCGAAAGAGATCAAGGACCAGATCAAGCAGTTGTACCGCTACGACAATTACCATGGCCCCCTCGCGTTGCTGCAGAACCTGTTCTGGATCAGCCTGGCGATCTACCTGGGCGAGTCCAGTCCCTGGCTGCTGCCGTTGTCCATCCTGCTGATCGGTTCACGACAACGGGCATTGGCCACGCTGCTGCACGAAGCGGCGCATGGTGCGCTGTGTCGCAGTAAGCGGCTGGAAAAATTCCTCGGCACCTGGTGCTCGGGTTACCTGATTTTCCAGGGCTGGGCCAGCTACAAGCGCTCCCACACCCTGGATCACCACCACAAGTTGGGTGACCCGGAGCGCGATCCCGACTATCGGTACTATCAGCAGTCCGGGGTGTTCGAGGTGCGCTCGACGGCCAGGTTCGCGCTTGCGCACCTCATCAGGCCGCTGCTATTCCTGGGCGCACCGCAGAGCTTGAAGTATCTGCTGGTCAACCGACTGATCCGCAGCCCCAGCAAGCGTGAGCTGTTTGCGGTGCTCGCCTGCCAGGGCCTGCTCGGCGTGGGCCTGACGATGCTGTTCGGCGCCAAGGGCTATGTTCTCTACTGGCTCTTGCCCTACCTCAGTACTTTCCAGGCCTTGACTTGGTTCATCGAGCTCGCCGAGCATTACCCGATGATCGCCCAAGCCAAGAGCGATCTGCAGGCCACCCGAAACCGCTTCAGCCATCCGCTCGAGCATTTCTTCACGGCCATGCATGGAGAGAACTTCCACCTGATCCACCATCTCTTCCCTGCCATTCCGTACTGGAACCTCAAGAAGGCTCATCGGATCCTGCTCTGCGACGCGGCATACGCCACAACGAATGCGGGGTTTGGCGGGATCTTCATATCCTCCAATTTCGCGCCGTCGATGTGGGCCGACATTTTATCGAACGACCTACCAGCGACAGGGACCGTCATCAATGCAAGCTAG
- a CDS encoding helix-turn-helix transcriptional regulator → MAVLAMDELIQLSETECFEDWLAGLKTLTRKLGYANFLLGLKPGPAAMNQQVLIHSDYPGAWRKRYDAQGYVAVDPIVQHCLNLNQPLLWNRENYRRPSESAFFEEAAMYGLQRGLALPLHGPRGEAGMLCLKHSEHGARATLAMIETLPLATMLRDYVIERVLKAQAEHHAPVHVTKREKEVLQWSAAGKTTWEIAMILSCTTSAIDFHFKNIRRKFQVSSRQMAVLKAIQQKSITP, encoded by the coding sequence ATGGCTGTGCTGGCAATGGATGAGCTGATACAACTCAGCGAAACGGAGTGCTTCGAGGATTGGCTGGCAGGGTTGAAAACGCTGACCCGCAAGCTGGGCTACGCGAACTTCCTGTTGGGCCTCAAGCCCGGCCCCGCTGCCATGAACCAGCAGGTGCTGATCCACAGTGACTATCCCGGCGCCTGGCGCAAACGTTACGACGCCCAGGGCTATGTGGCGGTTGACCCGATCGTCCAGCATTGCCTGAACCTGAACCAGCCGTTGCTCTGGAACCGTGAAAATTACCGTCGGCCCTCGGAATCGGCGTTCTTTGAAGAGGCTGCCATGTATGGGCTCCAGCGCGGACTGGCGCTGCCCCTGCATGGCCCACGGGGGGAGGCGGGTATGCTCTGTCTCAAGCACTCCGAACACGGCGCCCGAGCCACCCTTGCCATGATCGAAACCTTGCCCCTGGCGACAATGCTGCGTGACTACGTCATCGAGCGGGTCCTCAAGGCCCAGGCTGAACACCATGCACCGGTGCATGTGACGAAACGGGAGAAAGAGGTGCTGCAATGGAGCGCGGCGGGCAAGACGACTTGGGAGATCGCGATGATCCTCTCTTGTACAACCTCGGCAATCGACTTCCATTTCAAGAACATTCGCCGCAAGTTTCAGGTCAGCTCGCGCCAGATGGCAGTGCTCAAGGCTATCCAGCAGAAATCGATCACGCCTTGA
- a CDS encoding enoyl-CoA hydratase/isomerase family protein, producing the protein MPGLENDYLTYDFDITFENSVALVAFTDSHRHNLWSMPRMAQLTRLLRQLNEDDAVGAVLLHSGEGRSFGAGGSFHETSTFTGGNEVDVWIDHVTDLYIAALQLNRPLIAAIDGYAIGIGLQIALTADYRIGSDRCVLKMPEFELGIACTFGGFMLEKIVGRSLMQNMLMSCAEWPAPRAMADGLLHAVADAGQLRASALEQAHRAAAFTDAAFRNTKAYLNRDFIAGLEQTRIAGKQAHRAAFAAGEAQGRMKTILNRSSVQPSLEATP; encoded by the coding sequence ATGCCAGGTCTTGAAAACGATTACCTCACTTACGATTTCGACATTACTTTCGAAAACAGCGTCGCGCTGGTGGCCTTCACCGACTCGCACCGGCACAACCTGTGGTCGATGCCACGGATGGCCCAGCTGACCCGACTGCTGAGACAGTTGAACGAGGATGACGCGGTAGGTGCAGTGCTGCTGCACAGCGGCGAGGGCCGATCGTTCGGTGCCGGCGGCAGCTTCCACGAGACCTCGACATTCACCGGTGGCAACGAGGTCGATGTCTGGATCGACCACGTCACCGACCTGTACATCGCAGCCCTGCAGTTGAACCGTCCGCTGATCGCAGCCATCGATGGCTACGCCATCGGCATCGGCCTGCAGATAGCCCTGACCGCCGACTACCGGATCGGCAGCGATCGCTGCGTGCTGAAGATGCCCGAGTTCGAACTGGGCATCGCCTGCACCTTTGGTGGCTTCATGCTGGAGAAGATCGTCGGTCGCAGCCTGATGCAGAACATGCTGATGTCCTGTGCCGAGTGGCCAGCACCGCGCGCCATGGCCGACGGGCTGCTGCATGCAGTGGCCGATGCCGGACAACTGCGCGCCAGCGCCCTGGAACAGGCCCACCGCGCCGCCGCGTTCACCGATGCCGCGTTCCGCAATACCAAGGCCTACCTCAACCGAGACTTCATCGCCGGGCTGGAGCAGACCCGCATCGCCGGCAAACAGGCGCATCGCGCGGCCTTCGCCGCTGGCGAGGCACAGGGCCGGATGAAGACGATCCTCAACCGCTCCAGTGTGCAACCGAGCCTGGAGGCGACCCCATGA
- a CDS encoding asparagine synthase C-terminal domain-containing protein, with product MTVQPWLLLSSRPLDRFESAHVPLAASAFHGYASAWPVPAPDDRHDASGRPRTRLHVGGDNLIEVQGDQLTVTTSSRNTCALYWSADHQGNFVLSTDLLIAASAWMSLTDCQLGVREQAGVHLDDRSSIHGIGRLLHSSRLEVVLQGNQVRVGRDAMQDTLALQSDRYGDALFAGQTQIRALQESIAGHLQRPGKVAALVSGGVDSGLVAALLAAQCPDFEAFSIGTPWGNEFDDAQQLADALGRPLNRVELDPQSILLALPQTIRAFGHPQPQAVEIGVAITAFCRQLEEGRTIFTGYGSDLINSGMATGDGLAEDIRSSIAVEVDKTRYSSELTGIAAQACGSELVHPYWDLPVLRSALDTCPSVKTTRGREKGHLRLAAEQWLPAEVAWRKKTAIHHGNGLGTALSQLIDVTTHQSASAPALYRQILATQLDQAVRAPLAPLCAEEVLDRALHSLAHCR from the coding sequence ATGACCGTACAACCCTGGTTGCTGCTTTCCAGCCGCCCCCTCGACCGCTTCGAATCCGCCCACGTGCCGCTGGCCGCCTCGGCTTTCCACGGCTATGCCTCGGCCTGGCCGGTCCCCGCGCCCGACGACCGTCACGATGCGTCTGGCCGGCCTCGCACGCGCCTGCACGTAGGGGGAGACAACCTGATCGAGGTGCAAGGCGACCAGCTGACCGTGACGACCAGCAGCCGCAACACCTGCGCGCTGTACTGGAGCGCCGACCATCAAGGCAACTTCGTCCTGTCGACCGACCTGCTGATCGCTGCCAGCGCCTGGATGAGCCTGACCGATTGCCAGTTGGGCGTGCGCGAACAGGCGGGCGTGCACCTGGACGATCGCTCGAGCATCCATGGCATCGGCCGGTTGTTGCACAGCAGCCGCCTTGAGGTTGTGTTGCAGGGCAACCAGGTGCGCGTCGGACGTGACGCAATGCAAGACACCCTGGCCCTGCAAAGCGACCGCTACGGCGACGCCCTGTTCGCCGGACAGACGCAGATCAGGGCGTTGCAGGAAAGTATCGCCGGCCATCTGCAGCGGCCCGGCAAGGTCGCCGCACTGGTTTCCGGTGGTGTCGACTCCGGGTTGGTCGCCGCCCTGCTCGCCGCGCAGTGCCCGGACTTCGAAGCCTTCAGCATCGGTACCCCCTGGGGCAACGAGTTTGATGACGCCCAGCAACTGGCCGACGCACTCGGACGCCCGTTGAACCGTGTCGAACTCGACCCGCAATCGATCCTGCTGGCGCTGCCCCAGACCATCCGTGCCTTTGGCCATCCGCAGCCCCAAGCCGTAGAGATCGGCGTGGCAATCACCGCGTTCTGTCGGCAGTTGGAAGAAGGCCGGACGATTTTCACCGGTTATGGCTCGGATCTGATCAACTCCGGCATGGCCACGGGTGACGGCCTGGCTGAAGATATCCGCAGCAGTATCGCGGTCGAGGTCGACAAGACCCGTTACTCCAGCGAACTCACAGGCATCGCGGCCCAAGCCTGCGGCAGCGAACTGGTTCATCCCTACTGGGACCTGCCGGTGCTGCGTAGCGCGCTGGACACGTGTCCGTCGGTCAAGACCACCCGCGGCCGCGAAAAGGGCCACCTGCGCCTTGCCGCCGAGCAATGGCTGCCTGCCGAGGTCGCCTGGCGCAAGAAGACCGCCATCCACCACGGCAATGGGTTGGGCACGGCGCTGTCGCAGTTGATCGACGTCACCACCCACCAGTCCGCCAGCGCGCCGGCGCTGTACCGCCAGATCCTGGCGACCCAGCTGGACCAGGCCGTACGAGCCCCATTGGCGCCGCTGTGTGCCGAAGAAGTACTCGACCGCGCCCTGCACTCACTCGCTCACTGCCGCTGA
- a CDS encoding acyl-homoserine-lactone synthase, with product MFISIGRRHKINPQALNNMHKLRARIFKQKKMWDIPLINDMEIDGYDALDPYYMIINRSAEQAYVCGCWRILPTTGPNMLAHTFPELLHGQPAPCSDSIWELSRFAIEMPHDNRFGFSQGTVQAIHAIVNFALGCGVKQFVTVTTVGVEKMLIRLGLDTSRFGPALQVGVERAVALRIELNDRTTAALERAIEVYIYRSQRLGDAADF from the coding sequence ATGTTTATTTCCATTGGCCGTCGCCACAAGATCAATCCTCAAGCGCTGAATAACATGCACAAACTTCGGGCGCGTATCTTCAAGCAAAAGAAGATGTGGGATATACCGCTGATCAATGACATGGAAATCGATGGATACGATGCACTCGATCCTTATTACATGATTATCAATCGGAGCGCGGAGCAGGCATACGTCTGCGGTTGCTGGCGGATCCTTCCCACCACCGGGCCGAACATGTTGGCGCATACATTTCCCGAACTGCTGCACGGACAACCGGCGCCGTGCTCCGATTCGATCTGGGAGTTGAGCCGGTTTGCCATCGAGATGCCCCATGACAACCGCTTCGGTTTCTCCCAAGGCACTGTCCAGGCGATCCACGCCATTGTGAATTTCGCCCTCGGGTGTGGGGTGAAGCAGTTCGTGACGGTTACCACCGTCGGTGTCGAGAAGATGCTCATCCGTCTGGGATTGGACACCAGCCGCTTCGGCCCGGCCCTGCAGGTTGGCGTGGAACGGGCGGTGGCGTTGCGCATCGAGCTGAATGATCGAACCACGGCCGCGCTGGAGCGAGCGATCGAGGTCTACATATACAGATCCCAACGTCTTGGAGACGCTGCCGATTTTTAG
- a CDS encoding DMT family transporter, whose translation MQASFSKGVIFALSAAALNATIGVLSKVLMSNGFTASSVAVIKTVLGCLLLSALLLFLKRPATTAKWTQAAICAFLGIFVLFHFETSAYRHYAAAGVVVMLMASASISSIVLGRIFLKDAITANATVGAALAIAGIAVIFGADLRQGFTLQGAALASMAGCGYGAFSVAMKRMGVSGGLHFTRQLLFFGSLYLLMPAAADGFVIGELSSLAVAALLALAALPTILGFFCTTKAIEYLKPSQVQALELTEPLFAALLAFVVLNEVPRESLYAGAALIIIGLCFSNELIRLGRKTPVPSRA comes from the coding sequence ATGCAAGCTAGTTTCAGCAAAGGCGTTATCTTTGCACTCTCCGCTGCCGCACTTAACGCCACGATCGGCGTGCTCAGTAAAGTGCTCATGAGCAATGGCTTTACCGCCAGCAGTGTCGCCGTCATAAAGACGGTCCTGGGTTGTCTGCTGCTCTCGGCTTTGCTGCTGTTTCTCAAGCGTCCGGCGACGACAGCCAAATGGACCCAGGCGGCGATCTGTGCGTTCCTCGGTATCTTCGTGCTGTTCCACTTCGAAACATCTGCCTATCGGCATTACGCCGCGGCGGGCGTGGTCGTGATGTTGATGGCCAGCGCATCCATCTCCTCCATCGTGCTCGGCCGCATATTCCTCAAGGACGCCATCACCGCCAACGCCACCGTGGGCGCGGCCCTGGCTATCGCCGGGATCGCGGTGATCTTCGGTGCCGACCTGCGGCAGGGCTTCACTCTCCAAGGCGCTGCACTGGCTTCCATGGCGGGCTGCGGCTACGGGGCATTTTCGGTTGCCATGAAGCGAATGGGCGTGTCCGGTGGGTTGCACTTCACCCGTCAACTGCTGTTTTTCGGCAGCCTGTACTTGTTGATGCCAGCCGCAGCCGATGGTTTCGTGATCGGTGAGCTGTCGTCCCTGGCGGTTGCCGCGCTGCTGGCGCTGGCTGCGCTGCCGACCATTCTCGGCTTTTTCTGCACCACCAAGGCCATCGAATACCTCAAGCCCTCCCAGGTGCAGGCCTTGGAGCTGACCGAACCGCTGTTCGCCGCCCTGCTGGCGTTTGTGGTGCTCAATGAGGTGCCTCGCGAAAGTCTGTACGCGGGCGCGGCACTGATCATCATCGGTTTGTGTTTCTCCAACGAGCTGATCCGCCTGGGCAGAAAAACGCCTGTCCCGTCTCGCGCGTGA